In one window of Armatimonadia bacterium DNA:
- a CDS encoding HAD family hydrolase has product MGSSEHHGDQPHREAQVQAQTQPSRALVAFDLDGTLMPVDETAAPETREALQALRHAGAHLVLASGKPCAYLSGVARALGILDSSLIGENGAEVWIRSTMPTPRWRVTPSSEEKLALDRLREELRIRYGDEVFLQPNTVGVTAFPAAEHLTSARLAAEVIPELPAGITRYVHSDSVDWTLGRCSKGAALMQLAHDLGFGRERLVAVGDGPNDLAMLTEAHLGLWLGSPEQVKGTGITAVPGLAETMGIVLRFVRSVR; this is encoded by the coding sequence TTGGGTAGTTCCGAGCACCACGGCGACCAACCTCACCGGGAAGCACAGGTGCAGGCCCAGACCCAGCCCTCGCGAGCCCTGGTGGCTTTCGATCTTGACGGTACTCTCATGCCGGTCGACGAGACTGCTGCTCCCGAGACGCGCGAGGCCCTGCAGGCGCTGCGGCATGCTGGTGCGCATCTTGTCCTGGCCTCCGGGAAGCCTTGCGCCTACCTCTCGGGTGTGGCGCGGGCTCTCGGAATCCTGGATTCCTCGCTGATCGGTGAGAATGGCGCTGAGGTCTGGATCCGCAGTACGATGCCGACTCCTCGCTGGCGGGTCACGCCCTCCAGCGAGGAGAAGCTGGCCCTCGATCGGCTGCGCGAGGAGCTTCGCATCCGCTATGGTGACGAGGTCTTCCTCCAGCCGAACACCGTCGGCGTGACCGCCTTTCCTGCCGCAGAGCACCTTACCTCCGCTCGCCTTGCCGCCGAAGTGATCCCAGAGCTCCCCGCTGGAATCACCCGCTACGTGCACAGCGATAGCGTCGACTGGACCCTTGGGCGCTGCAGCAAGGGTGCGGCACTCATGCAACTGGCGCACGACCTGGGGTTCGGACGGGAGCGCCTTGTGGCCGTCGGGGACGGGCCGAATGACCTGGCGATGCTGACAGAGGCACACCTTGGGCTGTGGCTGGGGAGCCCGGAGCAGGTGAAGGGAACGGGGATCACGGCGGTTCCAGGTCTTGCCGAAACGATGGGGATTGTCTTGCGCTTCGTCCGGTCGGTTCGCTGA